Genomic segment of Sinorhizobium meliloti:
CGACGCGGATGACGGCGACGCCGCCGGCGAGCTTGGCAAGGCGCTCCTGCAGCTTCTCACGGTCGTAGTCGGAGGTGGTTTCTTCGATCTGGGCCTTGATCTGAGCGACGCGGCCTTCGATGTCGGACTTCTGGCCGGCACCGTCGACGATCGTCGTGTTTTCCTTGGTGATCGAAACCTTCTTCGCGCGGCCGAGCATGTCGAGCGTGACGCTTTCGAGCTTGATGCCTAGGTCTTCCGAGATCACCGTGCCGCCCGTCAGGATGGCGATGTCTTCGAGCATGGCCTTGCGGCGGTCGCCGAAGCCCGGGGCCTTGACGGCAGCGATCTTCAGGCCGCCACGCAGCTTGTTGACGACGAGCGTTGCGAGTGCTTCGCCTTCGACGTCTTCAGCGATGATGAGGAGCGGCTTGCCGGTCTGAACGACGGCTTCGAGAACCGGGAGCATCGCCTGCAGGTTGGAGAGCTTCTTCTCGTGCAGGAGAATGAAAGCGTCTTCCAGGTCGGCGACCATCTTTTCCGGGTTGGTGACGAAGTAGGGCGACAGGTAGCCGCGGTCGAACTGCATGCCTTCGACGACTTCGAGCTCGGTTTCGGCGGTCTTGGCTTCTTCAACCGTGATGACGCCTTCGTTGCCGACCTTCTGCATCGCTTCGGCGATGTCGAGACCGATCTGCTTTTCGCCGTTTGCCGAGATCGTGCCGACCTGGGCGACTTCGTCCGAGGTGTTGATCTTCTTGGCCTTGGCGAGCAGGTCCTTGACGACTTCGGCGACAGCCAGGTCGATACCGCGCTTCAGGTCCATCGGGTTCATGCCGGCGGCAACGGCCTTCGCGCCTTCGCGAACGATCGCCTGGGCGAGAACGGTTGCAGTCGTCGTGCCGTCACCGGCGATGTCGTTGGTCTTCGAAGCGACTTCGCGGACCATCTGGGCGCCCATGTTCTCGAACTTGTCTTCGAGTTCGATCTCCTTGGCGACCGAAACGCCGTCCTTGGTGATGCGCGGCGCGCCGAACGACTTGTCGATAACGACATTGCGGCCCTTCGGGCCGAGCGTCACCTTGACTGCGTCGGCGAGGATGTCGACGCCGCGCAGCATCTTTTCGCGCGCGCTGCGGCCGAACTTGACTTCTTTAGCTGCCATTTTGAAAGCTCCTGGTTTCGAAACTCCGGAACTGGTCCGGTTTCAAATTACGGAATTTGAAGGGGTGCCGGCCGATCAGCCGATGACGCCCATGATGTCGGCTTCCTTCATGATCAGAAGGTCTTCGCCGTCGATCTTGACTTCGGTGCCGGACCACTTGCCGAACAGAATGCGGTCGCCGGCCTTGACGTCGAGCGGAACAACCTTGCCGCTTTCGTCGCGGGCACCCGAACCGACAGCCACGATTTCGCCTTCCTGCGGCTTTTCCTTAGCGGTGTCCGGAATGATGATGCCGCCCTTGGTCTTTTCTTCAGACTCGACGCGGCGGACGACAACGCGGTCGTGCAGCGGACGGAAATTGGTGCTTGCCATTGTCTAATCCCTCGATCAAATGACACTGCGGGTCGCGAATGGACCCGCCGGATGGGTGTTAGCACTCTTATCAAGTGAGTGCTAGCGCCAGCCGAGATAAGGGTGGCCGTGAAATGAGTCAAGGATCGGTTCCGAGATTTTTTGCCGGCCGTGATCGTTGACAGCGCCGAGCCCCCGCCGCGGCTTGTTTGATTATCTCATCCCTGGAAGAGGCGAGACTGCAGGATCCGTTTCCTGCCAAAGGAACATGCCGGAGACCGCGCAGTCGCCACGCGAGGAATTCAAGCGCATCGCCATGCGCGCCGGCAAAACCGACCTGAGCTTCGACGCGCCGCTTCCTGGAATTGCTTTAAAATCCTTGGGAAGTGCCGCGTTTTTCTCGGCGTGAGGCTTGTATTCTTGCCCCTTCCTTGCGATGTCAGCCGGAAAGCCGAGTTTGCAGGAAGCCAGCATGGCCGTCAGGATCAATAGTTTTCGGGAAATCGCCGGTCGTTACGACGTGGTCCTTTGCGACGTCTGGGGCGTGCTTCACAACGGCATTCAAGCCTTTGCATCCGCCTGCGAAGCGCTGGCCGAGGCGCGCGCCCAGGGGCTGACCGTCGTTCTCATCACCAATTCACCCCGGCCGCATCCGGGCGTTACGGTGCAAATCCGCGGCCTCGGCGTCCCCGACGAAGCCTATGACCGTATCGTGACCTCCGGCGACGTGACGCAGGCGCTGATTGCGGCGGCCGACAAACGCATCTTCTTCATCGGAGCCGACCGGGATCTGCCGCTGCTCGAAGGGCTCGGCACCGAGATCGTATCCGCCGACGAGGCCGAGACGATCGTCTGCGCCGGCTTCTACGACGACGAGACCGAGACGCCCGAGCACTACCGCGCGACGCTGACGGGGCTCGCCAAGCGGAAAATACCGTTCATCTGCGCCAACCCCGATCTTGTCGTGGAGCGCGGGCATAGGCTCATCCCCTGTGCCGGTGCCATCGCCAAACTCTATGAAGAGCTCGGCGGCGAGGCCCGCATTGCCGGCAAGCCCTATATCGCGATCTATCATGCCGCTCTCGCGCAGGCCAAGTCCGCCAGGGGTAATTTCGATCTTTCGCGCGTCATCGCCATCGGTGACGGGATGCCGACCGACGTCAAGGGTGCGCAGGATGCCGGCTTCGACCTGCTCTACATCAGCGCGGGCATCCATGCGCAGGAATACATGCACGAAAGCCGCACCGACGAAGCGAGGCTCATGGCCTTCCTGAGGCAGAATGGGGCGCAGCCGAAATGGTGGATGCCGCGGCTGGCATGACGGGACGATCGGCATGACCGTTTTTCACCGCAACGAGACCCGCGATCCGCTGCCCGAACATCTACGCGGCGGTGTGGTCGCGATCGGCAATTTCGACGGCGTGCATCGCGGCCATCAGTCGGTGCTGAACCGCGCGCTGGAGGAGGCGGTGAAGCGGGCCGTTCCGGCGCTCGTGCTCACCTTCGAGCCGCATCCGCGTACCGTATTCCGGCCCGACGCGCCGGTGTTCCGCCTCACACCGGCGCCGCTGAAAGCCCGCATACTCGAGGGAATGGGATTCGGTGCCGTCATCGAATATCCTTTCGACCGGAGCTTTTCGGAGCTTTCGGCCTCCGACTTCATTCATAGCATCCTGCGCGAATGGCTGCACGCCTCCCATGTCGTCACCGGTTTCGATTTCCATTTCGGCAAGGGGCGGGAAGGCGGGCCGGCCTTCCTGATGGCGGCCGGGGAGCGCGAGGGATTCGGCGTGACGCTTGTGGATGCGTTCCGCGACGAAAACGCCGCCGTCATTTCCTCGAGTTTCATCCGCTCCCTGCTGGCCGAGGGCGACGTTTCGCACGCGGCCGGGCTGCTTGGCTATCGCTATACGGTCGAAGCCGAGGTCATCGACGGCAAGAAGCTCGGCCGCACGCTCGGCTATCCGACCGCGAACATGCGCCTGCCGCCCGAGGCGGAGCTGAAGAGCGGCATCTATGCGGTGCGTTTCCGGAGGGCGGACGGGTCCCTCCATGACGGTGTCGCAAGCTTCGGCCGTCGCCCGACGGTCGACAGCGACGGCGAAGCCTTGCTGGAGACCTTCGTTTTCGATTTCTCCGCGGATCTCTACGGCGAGATCTGCGCCGTATCCTTCTTCGGCCGGTTGCGCGACGAACTCAAGTTCGACGGTCTGGAGCCATTGATGGTCCAGATGCGCAAGGACGAGAGCGAGGCCCGCGCGCTGCTTGCGGGCGTTCAGCCCCTGAGCGAGATCGACCGCAGGCTCAATTTCGCCTGAGCGGCGGCAGGGCCCTATGCCGC
This window contains:
- the groL gene encoding chaperonin GroEL (60 kDa chaperone family; promotes refolding of misfolded polypeptides especially under stressful conditions; forms two stacked rings of heptamers to form a barrel-shaped 14mer; ends can be capped by GroES; misfolded proteins enter the barrel where they are refolded when GroES binds) gives rise to the protein MAAKEVKFGRSAREKMLRGVDILADAVKVTLGPKGRNVVIDKSFGAPRITKDGVSVAKEIELEDKFENMGAQMVREVASKTNDIAGDGTTTATVLAQAIVREGAKAVAAGMNPMDLKRGIDLAVAEVVKDLLAKAKKINTSDEVAQVGTISANGEKQIGLDIAEAMQKVGNEGVITVEEAKTAETELEVVEGMQFDRGYLSPYFVTNPEKMVADLEDAFILLHEKKLSNLQAMLPVLEAVVQTGKPLLIIAEDVEGEALATLVVNKLRGGLKIAAVKAPGFGDRRKAMLEDIAILTGGTVISEDLGIKLESVTLDMLGRAKKVSITKENTTIVDGAGQKSDIEGRVAQIKAQIEETTSDYDREKLQERLAKLAGGVAVIRVGGATEVEVKEKKDRIDDALNATRAAVQEGIVPGGGVALLRSSVKITVKGENDDQDAGVNIVRRALQSPARQIVENAGDEASIVVGKILEKNTDDFGYNAQTGEYGDMIAMGIIDPVKVVRTALQDAASVASLLITTEAMIAELPKKDAPAMPGGMGGMGGMDMM
- the groES gene encoding co-chaperone GroES — encoded protein: MASTNFRPLHDRVVVRRVESEEKTKGGIIIPDTAKEKPQEGEIVAVGSGARDESGKVVPLDVKAGDRILFGKWSGTEVKIDGEDLLIMKEADIMGVIG
- a CDS encoding TIGR01459 family HAD-type hydrolase — its product is MAVRINSFREIAGRYDVVLCDVWGVLHNGIQAFASACEALAEARAQGLTVVLITNSPRPHPGVTVQIRGLGVPDEAYDRIVTSGDVTQALIAAADKRIFFIGADRDLPLLEGLGTEIVSADEAETIVCAGFYDDETETPEHYRATLTGLAKRKIPFICANPDLVVERGHRLIPCAGAIAKLYEELGGEARIAGKPYIAIYHAALAQAKSARGNFDLSRVIAIGDGMPTDVKGAQDAGFDLLYISAGIHAQEYMHESRTDEARLMAFLRQNGAQPKWWMPRLA
- a CDS encoding bifunctional riboflavin kinase/FAD synthetase, which translates into the protein MTVFHRNETRDPLPEHLRGGVVAIGNFDGVHRGHQSVLNRALEEAVKRAVPALVLTFEPHPRTVFRPDAPVFRLTPAPLKARILEGMGFGAVIEYPFDRSFSELSASDFIHSILREWLHASHVVTGFDFHFGKGREGGPAFLMAAGEREGFGVTLVDAFRDENAAVISSSFIRSLLAEGDVSHAAGLLGYRYTVEAEVIDGKKLGRTLGYPTANMRLPPEAELKSGIYAVRFRRADGSLHDGVASFGRRPTVDSDGEALLETFVFDFSADLYGEICAVSFFGRLRDELKFDGLEPLMVQMRKDESEARALLAGVQPLSEIDRRLNFA